The Flavobacterium sp. HJ-32-4 genome contains a region encoding:
- a CDS encoding lipid-binding protein — protein MKRFKFTILTMALATFGLTVAVSCDEGGNPDAGGTKTKNFAGDWHIVGYEPDGVTPAFGGGYVLYSTYNASSNDENFWIDDHDEFFEIKTKVQATDFTNLTFSGQPGADELYAGGTVHVTNGKIFKNGGTSFGGHVVDSIYFEAEFDWDPGTVYKFGGHKRTGFLEDEL, from the coding sequence ATGAAAAGATTTAAATTCACTATATTAACGATGGCACTCGCGACCTTTGGTCTCACTGTTGCAGTGTCATGCGACGAAGGCGGAAACCCAGATGCCGGTGGTACAAAAACCAAGAACTTCGCGGGCGACTGGCACATAGTAGGCTATGAACCAGATGGCGTAACACCTGCGTTTGGAGGGGGATACGTATTGTATTCGACTTATAACGCATCGTCAAACGACGAAAACTTTTGGATTGACGACCATGACGAGTTTTTCGAAATCAAAACGAAAGTTCAGGCGACGGACTTTACCAACCTTACCTTTTCCGGACAACCGGGTGCCGATGAACTTTATGCGGGTGGTACGGTTCACGTAACGAATGGTAAGATATTCAAGAATGGTGGTACCTCGTTCGGCGGACACGTAGTAGACAGTATCTACTTCGAAGCTGAATTCGACTGGGATCCAGGAACAGTCTACAAATTCGGTGGCCACAAACGCACCGGATTCCTAGAAGACGAGTTGTAA
- a CDS encoding BT_2262 family domain-containing protein, with protein MKKLFVIPILALLFVSCSDESTGGVSNVTYYPNFTVLGDDVIFVPKGSTYTDPGVTVTEGDNEIEYTTSVTGLYQHGSSVDTNKPDVYQVTYSATNQDGFSGSAGRTVIVYENSDLISSIAGLYRSTVTRNGVLTAQYTDLEYVLIWKNANGTYGMSDGIGGYYDLGRSYGAGYAAQPVVITANSIPANNFSITPFSVGAFGGSAEMSDLMAYPEQNQVTFTTVWDAGFTFNVVLDKIEP; from the coding sequence ATGAAAAAGCTTTTTGTAATCCCAATCCTCGCGCTCCTATTCGTGTCGTGCTCTGATGAGTCGACAGGAGGCGTCTCGAATGTGACCTATTACCCAAACTTCACTGTATTGGGTGATGATGTGATCTTTGTGCCTAAGGGAAGTACGTATACTGACCCGGGTGTAACGGTAACTGAAGGCGATAACGAAATCGAATACACTACTTCCGTTACAGGGCTCTACCAGCACGGCAGTTCGGTTGACACAAACAAACCAGATGTATACCAAGTGACGTATTCTGCCACCAACCAGGACGGATTCTCTGGTTCCGCCGGACGTACGGTTATCGTGTACGAAAACAGCGATCTCATCAGCAGCATCGCCGGCCTATATCGTTCAACGGTGACGCGTAACGGTGTGCTTACAGCACAGTATACGGATTTGGAATATGTATTGATCTGGAAAAACGCCAATGGTACTTATGGCATGTCAGACGGAATCGGAGGCTACTATGACCTCGGACGCTCGTATGGTGCTGGATATGCAGCCCAACCTGTGGTAATCACCGCCAACAGCATTCCGGCAAACAATTTTTCCATAACGCCTTTCTCTGTAGGTGCATTTGGTGGAAGTGCTGAAATGAGCGATCTCATGGCCTATCCAGAACAAAACCAGGTAACCTTCACCACCGTGTGGGATGCTGGTTTTACCTTCAACGTCGTACTCGATAAAATTGAACCTTAA
- a CDS encoding SusD/RagB family nutrient-binding outer membrane lipoprotein has protein sequence MKKIVLSITAAALLLSCSKDDFDVNSDPDLLSPSDIALKTEFPAGIAGVAGAQGSYYALIGGFWSQHFTQGNSSNQYKEIDDYSIGTNDYVLGWTAMYDALGDLRNVKRLANEQGNWKYYLMATTLEVHASQIMADFYDQIPYDEANNVNILQPAFQTQEAVYDRMVADLKDALSKDLSASTGETPGNDDFVFAGNMDNWTAYANTLLLKLYLRQTEVRPSVASAGVTELLNSGVAFLDTDAAMTQFEDAPDRSNPLYETDRRQLNTGLNIRASRTLYSYLDENNDPRMEDYYNAGGPLNQGDFNNTGPQTSFAVVKLSATTPVYFMSHEESLFLQAEARERYAAGAGAKANYDAAVTEMFSKYGHSAAAYIAPGGAYEYPTGGSLQDKIKAIIVQKWTSFFPGNGFEAFFEQNRTGYPEVSPVPQTSESYVPGEFSYSVNGTTGGQFPKRLVFPSNVTTTNQNAPALIPVTTPVWWDAN, from the coding sequence AGTTTTATCAATAACAGCGGCCGCTTTACTACTTTCATGTAGTAAAGACGACTTTGATGTGAACAGCGATCCAGATTTGCTGTCGCCGTCGGATATAGCACTTAAAACAGAATTTCCGGCGGGAATTGCCGGTGTAGCAGGTGCACAAGGATCCTATTATGCCCTTATTGGTGGATTTTGGTCACAGCATTTCACACAAGGTAATTCGAGCAACCAGTATAAGGAAATCGATGATTATTCCATCGGCACCAACGACTACGTGTTAGGATGGACGGCGATGTACGACGCATTAGGCGACCTTCGAAACGTAAAAAGACTGGCAAATGAGCAAGGTAACTGGAAGTACTATCTGATGGCTACTACCCTTGAGGTGCATGCCTCACAGATAATGGCTGACTTTTATGACCAAATACCGTATGACGAAGCCAATAATGTAAATATCCTCCAGCCTGCTTTCCAAACCCAGGAAGCAGTTTACGACCGAATGGTAGCGGATCTCAAAGACGCCCTGTCTAAAGATCTCTCAGCGTCTACCGGTGAAACCCCTGGCAATGATGACTTTGTTTTTGCTGGCAACATGGACAACTGGACGGCCTACGCCAACACATTGCTCCTCAAGTTATATCTCCGCCAAACCGAAGTACGACCTTCTGTGGCATCGGCTGGTGTAACTGAGCTATTGAATTCAGGTGTCGCATTTCTGGATACAGATGCTGCAATGACACAATTTGAAGACGCACCTGACCGAAGCAATCCATTATACGAAACCGATCGTCGCCAATTGAACACCGGGTTGAATATCCGTGCAAGCCGCACGCTGTACTCCTACCTTGATGAGAACAATGACCCGCGTATGGAAGATTACTACAACGCAGGTGGACCACTCAACCAAGGTGACTTCAACAACACCGGACCGCAAACGTCATTTGCCGTCGTGAAACTCAGTGCCACCACACCTGTTTATTTCATGAGCCATGAAGAAAGCCTTTTCCTTCAGGCGGAAGCACGTGAGCGCTATGCGGCGGGAGCAGGTGCGAAAGCGAACTATGACGCTGCCGTCACTGAAATGTTCTCCAAATATGGACACAGCGCGGCTGCCTATATTGCACCAGGCGGAGCCTATGAATATCCGACCGGAGGTTCGCTTCAGGATAAAATCAAAGCGATCATTGTGCAAAAATGGACCAGCTTCTTCCCGGGTAACGGATTCGAAGCCTTCTTCGAGCAGAACCGAACCGGATATCCTGAAGTATCGCCAGTACCACAAACCAGCGAAAGCTACGTTCCTGGCGAGTTTTCTTACTCTGTCAACGGGACTACCGGAGGTCAATTCCCTAAACGACTGGTTTTCCCAAGTAACGTGACCACCACTAATCAAAATGCACCTGCGCTTATACCTGTGACAACACCGGTATGGTGGGATGCCAACTAA